A stretch of Aerococcus christensenii DNA encodes these proteins:
- a CDS encoding GW dipeptide domain-containing protein yields MKPYQKILLASQAVVAFAVVNQQEQVNAAQVDKTALSRETTSDSLSVSKENLEKREVKETKKSTVTDPKQKKEEKTQSVSSSEFQDRSVNEKAKQTESSSSKQSIKSVKEETAQANPMVESSQGEVELHYQAEIENEGYTIDTKPWGEEGFHSANVGSSDDYLHQIVYIQKEDKDGNYANVWTKYRELGWIDKRAFKGFTESTYEARLEFAGYSIDTKPWGTTGYQTKGFTNDYLDSDVKVVMENETRDYALVVKNGQELGWIDKRSLTTYIQPTPTAIVRAGYSVDTKPWGTAGFTLSQYGWSEGLLGTPVIIRRVDQSGAYVFITDSNNNGMGWIDRRALVQNPRNQKAYVTRYGYSLDTKPWGEEGFKSAGNGTSADYIGTQVRIIDESDNGAYVFVASQNQGLGWLDKRALRSIEGAQSAMIKSPGYSLDTRPWGEEGFHSMENGTSADYLGSQVRIIDASDNGAYVFVVDSSGKGLGWLDTRAFRAEELQQIIDKREQETGQSVDAVLQPTGNVFLDSILVPAYELANQNGLYASVMLAQAALESGWGRSSLSIPPYYNLFGVKGEYQGNYVSKPTLEDNGSGEYYQIEARFRAYPSYRESLSDYVNLLKNGLTSNPRFYAPTWKENTNSYRDATRYLTGTYATDTHYGEKLNAIIEQFNLTRYDTNVKQGSENQVAAMNGTVAEWLVNEARDWIGVKMGSERHHELVDLYNTITPLPLNYQLKYNDAWCDAFVTVMAMKANLSSLIGCECGVQRHIDIFKEKGIWYEDGTITPQVGDLVAFSWRQNSQPNDNFADHIGIVESVDPYANTFTTIEGNAGPESKVMRVTYPIGHGNIRGFARPNYPAF; encoded by the coding sequence ATGAAACCATATCAAAAAATACTGCTTGCCTCTCAAGCGGTTGTAGCTTTTGCTGTTGTTAATCAGCAAGAACAAGTAAATGCTGCACAGGTTGATAAAACAGCTTTAAGTAGAGAAACAACTTCTGATTCTCTTTCAGTTTCTAAAGAAAATTTAGAGAAAAGAGAGGTCAAAGAAACTAAAAAATCCACAGTAACTGATCCAAAACAAAAGAAAGAGGAAAAAACACAAAGCGTGTCTTCTTCTGAGTTTCAAGATCGTTCGGTGAATGAAAAAGCTAAACAAACAGAGAGTTCTTCTTCAAAACAAAGTATTAAATCTGTAAAAGAAGAAACAGCGCAAGCAAATCCTATGGTTGAATCCTCTCAAGGAGAAGTAGAACTTCATTATCAAGCAGAAATTGAAAATGAAGGATATACGATCGATACCAAACCATGGGGAGAAGAAGGTTTTCACTCTGCGAATGTTGGATCCTCAGACGATTATCTTCATCAAATTGTGTACATTCAAAAAGAAGATAAAGATGGGAACTATGCTAACGTTTGGACGAAATACAGGGAGCTTGGATGGATCGATAAGCGAGCATTTAAGGGCTTTACTGAGTCTACATATGAAGCAAGATTAGAATTTGCTGGATATTCTATTGATACTAAACCATGGGGAACAACTGGCTATCAAACAAAAGGCTTTACTAATGATTATCTTGACAGTGATGTGAAGGTGGTTATGGAAAACGAGACGCGTGATTACGCTTTGGTGGTTAAAAATGGCCAAGAATTAGGATGGATCGATAAGAGAAGTCTAACTACTTATATTCAACCTACGCCAACAGCAATTGTTCGAGCAGGCTATAGTGTAGATACTAAACCATGGGGAACTGCTGGCTTTACTTTATCTCAATATGGTTGGTCTGAAGGTTTACTAGGGACACCTGTAATTATTCGAAGAGTAGATCAAAGTGGCGCTTATGTCTTTATTACGGATAGTAATAATAATGGCATGGGATGGATTGATCGCAGAGCTTTGGTTCAAAATCCTAGAAACCAAAAAGCTTATGTGACCCGATATGGGTATAGTTTGGATACTAAACCATGGGGAGAAGAAGGTTTTAAATCCGCTGGAAATGGAACAAGCGCAGACTATATTGGGACGCAGGTTCGTATTATTGATGAAAGTGACAATGGCGCTTATGTTTTTGTGGCCTCTCAAAATCAAGGATTAGGCTGGTTAGATAAACGGGCTTTACGTTCTATAGAAGGCGCGCAAAGTGCAATGATTAAGTCTCCTGGCTATAGTTTAGATACACGTCCTTGGGGAGAAGAAGGTTTCCATTCTATGGAAAATGGAACGAGTGCAGATTACCTTGGGTCACAAGTTCGTATCATTGATGCAAGTGATAATGGCGCCTATGTCTTTGTTGTTGATTCCTCAGGAAAAGGATTAGGTTGGCTAGATACGCGTGCCTTTAGAGCTGAAGAACTCCAACAAATTATTGATAAACGGGAACAAGAAACTGGTCAATCAGTAGACGCAGTCTTGCAACCAACAGGCAATGTCTTTTTGGATTCTATTTTAGTACCAGCCTATGAATTGGCTAACCAAAATGGCCTCTATGCTTCTGTTATGTTAGCTCAAGCGGCCTTAGAAAGTGGTTGGGGAAGAAGTAGTCTCTCAATACCTCCTTACTATAATTTGTTTGGGGTTAAGGGCGAATATCAAGGGAATTATGTTTCTAAACCTACTTTAGAAGACAACGGATCAGGGGAATATTATCAAATAGAAGCTCGATTCAGAGCTTACCCTTCTTATAGAGAATCTTTGAGTGATTATGTGAATCTGTTGAAGAACGGATTAACTTCTAATCCTAGATTTTATGCTCCAACATGGAAGGAAAATACGAATTCTTATCGAGATGCTACACGTTATTTGACAGGGACTTATGCTACAGATACGCATTACGGAGAAAAATTAAATGCTATTATTGAGCAATTTAATTTAACTCGTTATGATACAAATGTTAAACAAGGTTCTGAGAATCAAGTTGCTGCTATGAATGGAACTGTAGCGGAATGGTTAGTGAATGAAGCGAGAGATTGGATAGGCGTTAAGATGGGATCTGAACGTCATCATGAATTAGTGGATCTTTATAATACGATTACACCTCTTCCTTTGAACTATCAGTTAAAATATAACGACGCTTGGTGTGATGCTTTCGTTACAGTTATGGCAATGAAGGCTAATTTAAGTTCTTTAATAGGATGTGAATGTGGTGTTCAAAGACATATTGATATCTTTAAAGAAAAAGGTATTTGGTATGAAGATGGTACAATTACGCCACAAGTAGGAGATTTGGTGGCTTTTTCTTGGAGGCAAAATAGTCAACCAAACGATAATTTTGCGGATCATATTGGAATTGTGGAATCTGTAGATCCATATGCTAACACGTTTACAACTATTGAAGGAAATGCTGGCCCTGAAAGTAAAGTGATGAGAGTAACTTATCCTATTGGACATGGCAATATTCGAGGATTTGCTCGTCCAAATTATCCTGCATTTTAG
- the cysK gene encoding cysteine synthase A — translation MIYKNVAEVIGHTPMIQLPNTDPKSAQIYVKLESKNPGGSIKDRPVKAILNSLLSQGILKKGSTIVEATSGNTGIALSMLGAAMGLNVIIVMPETMSIERRNLMQAYGAQLVLTPGSEGMQGAVKQANLIAEEKNAPIFGQFIRQENVNAHQTTTAPEILEDLPQVDGFVAGIGTGGTVTGIGSLLKAANSKTIIWGVEPASSPLLTEGKAGSHKIQGIGANFIPEILDQKLLDHVEQVSNEDAIQTSVELAKNYGILAGFSSGANLVAARRLAKELGPSKHVVTVLPDTGERYLSAGVFTHDE, via the coding sequence ATGATTTATAAAAATGTTGCAGAAGTTATTGGACACACTCCAATGATTCAGCTTCCAAACACTGACCCTAAAAGTGCTCAGATTTATGTAAAGTTAGAATCCAAAAATCCTGGAGGTTCCATTAAGGATCGTCCTGTTAAGGCTATTTTAAACAGCTTATTAAGCCAAGGAATCCTAAAAAAAGGAAGCACAATTGTCGAAGCTACTAGTGGAAATACAGGTATTGCACTTTCTATGTTAGGTGCCGCTATGGGCTTAAATGTTATTATCGTTATGCCTGAAACCATGTCTATTGAAAGAAGGAATTTGATGCAAGCTTATGGCGCGCAACTAGTGCTTACTCCAGGTTCAGAAGGTATGCAAGGCGCTGTTAAACAAGCGAATCTTATTGCTGAAGAAAAAAATGCTCCTATTTTTGGTCAATTCATCCGTCAAGAAAACGTTAACGCTCATCAAACAACCACTGCTCCTGAAATTTTAGAAGATCTTCCTCAAGTAGACGGTTTTGTGGCTGGAATTGGAACCGGTGGGACCGTTACAGGAATAGGTAGTCTTCTTAAAGCTGCGAATTCCAAAACTATCATTTGGGGCGTAGAACCCGCTTCCTCCCCTTTGCTTACTGAAGGAAAAGCCGGTTCTCATAAAATTCAAGGCATTGGCGCTAATTTTATTCCAGAAATTCTTGATCAAAAACTACTCGATCATGTTGAACAAGTTTCAAACGAAGACGCTATTCAAACCTCTGTAGAACTTGCTAAAAATTACGGTATTCTTGCTGGATTTTCTTCAGGAGCAAACTTAGTAGCTGCTCGCAGACTAGCAAAAGAGCTCGGGCCTTCTAAACACGTGGTAACCGTTCTTCCTGATACAGGTGAACGTTACCTTTCGGCAGGAGTTTTTACACATGATGAATAA
- the epsC gene encoding serine O-acetyltransferase EpsC — translation MMNNPSSDNLKKEEKQTMLIQSKTVPGMAIPPQSHPVNENDKWVKLAKLVFANDPAAKSWQEVYDLYPSIKALRAHEQAHHYYNNGEIYLARQLSEEARRETGIEIHPGAQLSDTIFIDHGMGVVIGETAIVGENVKLYHGVTLGGVGNEKTAKRHPTIQDHVEIGAGAKILGNITIGHHSKIGANAVVLQDVPPYATAVGMPAHIILHDESWNRLED, via the coding sequence ATGATGAATAATCCTTCCTCTGATAACTTAAAAAAAGAAGAAAAACAAACTATGCTTATTCAATCTAAGACTGTTCCTGGAATGGCTATACCTCCTCAAAGTCATCCAGTCAATGAAAATGATAAGTGGGTCAAATTAGCCAAATTAGTTTTCGCTAACGATCCTGCTGCTAAAAGCTGGCAAGAAGTCTATGATCTCTATCCTTCCATTAAAGCTTTACGTGCTCATGAACAGGCGCATCATTATTATAATAATGGGGAAATCTATCTTGCTAGGCAACTTTCTGAAGAAGCTCGTAGAGAGACAGGAATTGAAATTCATCCCGGCGCTCAACTCTCAGATACTATTTTTATTGACCATGGAATGGGCGTAGTCATTGGCGAAACTGCTATTGTCGGAGAAAATGTAAAACTTTATCACGGCGTCACATTAGGTGGTGTAGGCAATGAAAAAACAGCCAAACGTCATCCCACAATCCAAGATCATGTTGAAATCGGTGCAGGAGCTAAAATACTAGGAAACATCACCATTGGCCATCACTCTAAGATCGGGGCGAATGCTGTCGTTTTACAAGATGTCCCCCCCTATGCTACGGCAGTTGGAATGCCCGCTCATATTATTCTTCACGATGAAAGTTGGAATCGCTTGGAAGACTAG
- the nrdD gene encoding anaerobic ribonucleoside-triphosphate reductase, whose protein sequence is MNSRTITQKATITNHNLSLSTHIPVKKRDGHISTFYASNLKYSIKQALNPEQKALVAPLCEAVIEELDLSSKTEINSQAISFAVCKLFKDHHLKEALHRYQNFQEEKIKTRNLQFNVQQKLKEFAEGDKLVLNENANKDSRVFNTKRDLTAGVSAKALGLSMMPPHVANAHLKGDIHFHDLDYSPYAPMTNCCLIDFNEMLSNGFHIGNAEVESPKSINTACAQIAQIIANVASSQYGGCSADRIDETLSPYAQLNFQKHLKVAKEWIPDVKAQEAFAYDRTRKDIYDAMQSLEYEINTLYSSNGQTPFTTLGFGLGEDWFAREIQKAILEVRIKGLGKEKRTAIFPKLVFTLRRGVNLDPSDPNYDIKQKAIECATKRMYPDVLSYDKIVEITGSFKAPMGCRSFLQGWKDENGKEVNSGRMNLGVVTLNLPRIAMESDHNKDQFWQIFKERLQVMKDALVFRVNRTKQALPENAPILYQYGAFGKRLNPDDSVDELFKNERATVSMGYIGLYEVASHFYGPTWEHNKEAKDFTIDIVKHLHDAAEEWSKEYGYHFSIYSTPSESLTDRFCRLDTKKFGIVDNITDKGYYTNSFHYDVRKNPTPFEKLDFEKDYPKYASGGFIHYCEYPNLRQNPKALEAVWNFAYDRVGYLGTNTPIDQCYLCDFKGDFTPTANGFECPQCGNNDPETCDVVKRTCGYLGNPNIRPMAKGRHKEISARVKHMNAKDVVVADNKEQIIELFNKDIKRKKESKNVRSEN, encoded by the coding sequence ATGAATAGTCGTACAATTACCCAAAAAGCAACCATCACCAATCACAATCTTTCTCTATCTACGCATATTCCAGTAAAAAAACGTGATGGCCACATTTCGACTTTTTATGCTTCAAATTTAAAATATTCCATCAAACAAGCACTTAATCCTGAACAAAAAGCTCTTGTAGCTCCTTTATGTGAAGCGGTTATTGAAGAATTAGATCTCTCTTCTAAAACAGAAATCAATAGTCAGGCAATTTCCTTTGCCGTCTGCAAATTATTCAAAGATCATCATTTAAAAGAAGCTCTTCATCGTTATCAAAACTTCCAAGAAGAAAAAATTAAAACACGGAATTTACAATTCAACGTCCAGCAAAAACTCAAAGAATTCGCTGAAGGCGATAAATTAGTTTTAAATGAAAATGCCAACAAAGATAGTCGAGTTTTCAATACCAAACGAGACCTGACAGCGGGGGTAAGTGCTAAAGCACTTGGATTATCTATGATGCCTCCTCATGTAGCAAATGCTCATTTAAAAGGGGACATCCATTTTCACGATTTAGATTATTCCCCTTATGCGCCTATGACCAATTGTTGCTTAATTGACTTCAATGAAATGTTAAGCAATGGTTTCCACATCGGAAATGCTGAAGTTGAATCTCCTAAGTCTATCAATACAGCTTGCGCGCAAATTGCTCAAATTATCGCTAACGTCGCGTCTTCTCAATATGGAGGATGTTCAGCGGACCGTATTGACGAAACTTTATCGCCTTACGCTCAATTAAATTTCCAAAAACACCTCAAAGTAGCAAAAGAATGGATTCCTGATGTAAAAGCTCAAGAAGCTTTTGCCTATGATAGAACACGTAAAGATATCTATGATGCCATGCAAAGTCTTGAATACGAAATTAACACTCTATATTCTTCAAATGGTCAAACTCCTTTTACAACTTTAGGTTTTGGTTTAGGTGAAGACTGGTTCGCTCGAGAAATCCAAAAAGCGATTTTAGAAGTTCGAATTAAAGGATTAGGGAAAGAAAAAAGAACAGCAATTTTTCCTAAATTAGTTTTCACTTTACGTCGAGGCGTTAACTTAGATCCTTCTGATCCTAACTATGATATCAAACAAAAAGCGATTGAATGCGCAACAAAGAGAATGTATCCAGACGTTCTAAGTTATGATAAGATCGTTGAAATTACAGGATCTTTTAAAGCCCCTATGGGATGTCGTTCCTTCTTACAAGGTTGGAAAGATGAAAATGGAAAAGAAGTTAATAGTGGAAGAATGAATTTAGGAGTTGTGACCTTAAATTTACCAAGAATCGCTATGGAATCTGATCATAATAAAGATCAGTTCTGGCAAATTTTTAAAGAAAGACTACAAGTCATGAAAGATGCTTTAGTTTTTCGTGTAAACAGAACTAAACAAGCTCTTCCAGAAAATGCACCTATTTTGTACCAATACGGGGCTTTTGGTAAACGACTCAATCCAGATGACTCTGTAGATGAATTATTCAAAAATGAACGGGCTACTGTTTCTATGGGCTACATCGGACTTTATGAAGTTGCTAGCCATTTCTATGGACCAACTTGGGAACACAATAAAGAAGCTAAAGATTTTACCATCGATATTGTTAAGCATCTACATGATGCTGCTGAAGAATGGAGCAAAGAATACGGCTACCACTTTAGTATTTACAGTACACCAAGTGAAAGTTTAACCGACAGATTCTGCCGATTAGATACGAAAAAATTTGGGATCGTAGACAACATTACGGATAAAGGTTACTACACAAATAGTTTCCATTACGATGTTAGAAAGAATCCTACACCATTTGAAAAACTTGACTTCGAAAAAGACTATCCTAAATATGCTTCAGGTGGATTCATTCATTATTGTGAGTATCCTAACCTTAGACAGAATCCAAAAGCCTTAGAAGCGGTTTGGAACTTTGCTTATGATAGAGTAGGCTATCTAGGAACAAACACCCCTATTGACCAGTGTTATTTATGTGATTTCAAGGGGGATTTTACCCCAACCGCTAACGGTTTTGAATGCCCTCAATGTGGAAACAACGATCCTGAAACTTGCGATGTGGTCAAAAGAACATGTGGTTATTTAGGCAACCCTAATATCCGTCCAATGGCTAAGGGCCGTCATAAAGAAATTAGCGCACGTGTTAAACATATGAACGCTAAAGATGTTGTAGTCGCTGATAACAAAGAACAAATCATTGAACTCTTCAATAAAGACATCAAACGGAAAAAGGAGAGTAAAAATGTTCGATCCGAAAACTAA
- the nrdG gene encoding anaerobic ribonucleoside-triphosphate reductase activating protein has protein sequence MFDPKTKTWGPRYPKEWKAADYSQQKIADYKPFNFVDGDGVRCSIYVSGCLFNCKGCYNKKVQDFSYGVPYTDELEEKILNDLSQPYVQGLTLLGGEPFMNTQVLNRLVRKVRERFGHTKDIWSWSGYYYEELLQETDDKLWLLHHIDVLVDGRFILDKLNLNLRFRGSSNQRIIDVPKSLETGKLVLWMDGKYDDF, from the coding sequence ATGTTCGATCCGAAAACTAAGACATGGGGTCCCCGCTATCCTAAAGAATGGAAAGCTGCAGATTATAGTCAACAAAAAATTGCTGACTATAAACCCTTTAATTTTGTCGATGGGGATGGCGTAAGATGTAGTATTTATGTTAGTGGTTGCTTATTCAATTGTAAAGGATGCTATAACAAAAAAGTTCAAGACTTTAGTTATGGCGTTCCTTATACAGATGAATTAGAAGAAAAAATCTTAAATGATCTCTCTCAACCTTACGTCCAAGGATTAACACTCTTAGGCGGAGAACCTTTTATGAATACTCAAGTGTTAAACCGTCTCGTTAGAAAGGTGCGTGAACGCTTCGGACATACCAAAGATATATGGAGTTGGAGCGGCTATTACTATGAAGAGCTCCTTCAAGAAACAGATGACAAACTTTGGCTCCTTCACCATATTGATGTCTTAGTCGATGGGCGTTTTATTCTCGACAAATTAAACCTCAATCTTCGTTTTCGTGGGTCTTCTAATCAAAGAATTATTGATGTTCCTAAATCTTTAGAAACAGGGAAACTCGTTCTTTGGATGGATGGCAAATACGATGATTTTTAG
- the sufB gene encoding Fe-S cluster assembly protein SufB has product MTEVPITSNHYEFGFHDKVQSVAEFGHNQLDESVVCQISHEKQEPEWMLNFRLSALKTYKEKKHPTWGPDISVIDFNDLTYYRKKTKNKARTWEDVPDQIKETFKRLGVPQAEQKVLAGVVAQYESEAVYHNIKNLYGDQGVVFIDCDTGLKEYPDLFKKYFGKLVPPTDSFQAALNSAVWSGGTFIYVPEGVHVKIPLQTYFRMNDKKTGQFERTLIIVDKGAYCEYIEGCTAPTYAESSLHGAVVEIFVEEGAYFSYSTIQNWSDNVFNLVTERARVEKNGTMEWLDGNLGSQITMKYPATYLVGEGAKGTMMSIALAKANQKQDTGAKMIHLAPHTSSRIISKSIVREDGRCDYRGDVRFGRNSQYSKSHVECDTILMDPESKSDTFPMNEIKNAHVELEHEAKVSKISEEQLYYLMSKGLSEKEATEMIIMGFVQPVSKQLPLEYAVELNRLIVFDMAGSVG; this is encoded by the coding sequence ATGACAGAAGTGCCAATTACTTCTAATCATTATGAATTTGGGTTTCATGATAAGGTGCAATCGGTCGCAGAATTTGGACACAATCAATTAGATGAAAGTGTTGTGTGTCAAATTTCTCATGAAAAACAAGAGCCAGAGTGGATGTTGAATTTTCGTTTATCCGCTTTAAAAACATATAAAGAAAAAAAACATCCCACTTGGGGACCAGATATTTCTGTTATTGATTTTAATGACTTAACCTATTACCGCAAAAAAACGAAAAACAAAGCACGTACGTGGGAGGATGTCCCTGATCAAATCAAAGAGACCTTTAAAAGATTAGGCGTGCCTCAAGCGGAGCAAAAGGTATTAGCAGGAGTTGTTGCCCAGTACGAATCAGAAGCGGTCTATCACAATATCAAAAATCTTTATGGGGATCAAGGAGTGGTCTTTATAGATTGTGACACCGGGCTAAAAGAATATCCAGATCTATTTAAAAAATATTTTGGGAAGTTGGTTCCACCTACCGATTCTTTTCAGGCGGCTTTGAATTCAGCGGTGTGGTCAGGCGGCACTTTTATTTATGTGCCGGAGGGCGTTCATGTTAAGATTCCTCTGCAAACGTATTTTAGAATGAATGATAAAAAAACCGGACAGTTTGAGAGAACCTTGATTATTGTCGATAAGGGAGCTTATTGTGAGTATATAGAAGGATGCACGGCTCCGACTTATGCAGAAAGCTCTTTACATGGAGCGGTCGTTGAAATTTTTGTTGAAGAAGGCGCCTATTTTTCTTATTCGACTATTCAAAACTGGTCAGATAATGTTTTTAATTTAGTGACAGAACGTGCTCGTGTCGAAAAAAACGGGACAATGGAATGGTTAGATGGTAACTTAGGTTCACAAATTACTATGAAATATCCAGCCACCTATTTAGTGGGAGAGGGCGCTAAGGGAACGATGATGTCTATTGCTTTAGCAAAAGCTAATCAAAAACAAGACACAGGGGCTAAAATGATTCACCTTGCGCCTCACACCTCTAGTCGCATTATTTCCAAATCTATTGTTCGAGAAGACGGAAGGTGTGATTACCGAGGAGATGTTCGATTTGGAAGAAATTCTCAGTATTCCAAGTCTCATGTGGAATGCGATACGATTTTAATGGATCCAGAATCGAAATCAGATACTTTCCCGATGAATGAAATTAAGAATGCGCATGTAGAATTGGAGCATGAAGCAAAGGTTTCGAAGATTTCAGAAGAACAGTTGTATTACTTGATGTCGAAAGGACTATCAGAAAAGGAAGCTACAGAAATGATTATTATGGGGTTTGTACAGCCTGTATCCAAGCAACTTCCTTTAGAATACGCAGTAGAACTGAATCGTCTTATTGTGTTTGATATGGCTGGATCAGTTGGCTAA
- the sufU gene encoding Fe-S cluster assembly sulfur transfer protein SufU: MRLSQLEDLYQEIILDHYRHPHHYGSLDHPDYQIEMINPSCGDMLMLEAKVDANEKLIQLGFHGSGCAISIASASVMTDLLEGKTLQEAKHLSHSFSKMITEPQIDIEALKDELKEAVILSGVRQFPARVKCATIAWQAVQKINLQNKDK, translated from the coding sequence ATGAGATTATCTCAATTAGAAGACTTATATCAAGAGATTATTTTAGATCACTATCGTCATCCGCATCATTATGGATCTTTGGATCATCCGGATTATCAAATTGAGATGATTAACCCTTCATGTGGGGACATGCTAATGTTAGAAGCAAAAGTAGATGCGAATGAAAAACTCATTCAATTGGGCTTTCACGGATCAGGATGTGCTATTTCAATAGCGAGTGCGAGTGTGATGACGGATCTGTTAGAAGGCAAAACTTTACAGGAAGCCAAGCATTTAAGTCATAGTTTTTCAAAGATGATTACAGAGCCTCAGATAGATATAGAGGCGCTAAAGGATGAATTAAAAGAAGCGGTTATTTTAAGTGGCGTTCGTCAATTCCCAGCTCGAGTGAAATGTGCAACGATCGCTTGGCAAGCCGTTCAAAAAATTAATCTTCAAAATAAAGATAAGTGA
- a CDS encoding aminotransferase class V-fold PLP-dependent enzyme yields MNKQLKASFPIFQNPINGQRLVYLDNAATTQKPKEVLEAILSYYKQDNANTYRGVYTLAAIATEAYEEARNKIQDFIHAENGEVVFTKGTTQGLNWVADRFLEKVLKAGDEILISPLEHHSNLLPWQQMAKKRGYLLKYLPMKADGKWSKEDVQAALSKKTKILAIAHVSNVLGSIQDLKELADVIHSNSGYLVVDGAQAVAHLPIDVKQMECDFYCFSGHKMYGPTGIGVLYGKRELLEEMEPAEYGGEMITSVSKYDAKWAELPLKWEAGTQNIAGAIGLGRAIDWIKEQDLSCIHSKEQQLISSALKGLQEIPSVTVYGPKTAKNRCGVISFNLEGVHPHDLATGLDQYGIAIRAGHHCAQPLMKELGITASARISFAVYNTEEDVQIFLQAIKELRKFFQ; encoded by the coding sequence TTGAATAAGCAATTAAAAGCATCTTTCCCTATATTTCAAAACCCTATTAATGGACAGCGTCTGGTTTATTTAGATAATGCAGCGACTACTCAAAAACCAAAAGAGGTTTTAGAGGCCATATTATCCTATTATAAGCAGGATAATGCGAATACCTACCGAGGAGTCTACACATTAGCTGCTATAGCCACCGAAGCTTATGAAGAGGCTAGAAACAAGATTCAAGACTTTATCCATGCAGAAAACGGAGAAGTTGTTTTTACTAAAGGTACCACTCAAGGTCTGAATTGGGTAGCAGATCGATTCTTAGAAAAAGTGTTGAAAGCTGGAGATGAAATTTTGATTTCGCCTTTAGAACATCACTCTAATCTGCTTCCTTGGCAACAAATGGCTAAAAAAAGAGGATATCTTTTAAAATATTTGCCGATGAAAGCTGATGGAAAGTGGTCAAAGGAAGATGTTCAAGCGGCTTTAAGCAAAAAGACGAAGATTCTTGCGATTGCACATGTTTCTAATGTCTTAGGGTCTATACAAGATTTGAAAGAATTGGCAGATGTTATTCATTCGAATTCTGGTTATTTAGTGGTAGATGGTGCACAAGCAGTGGCTCATCTTCCCATTGATGTGAAACAGATGGAGTGCGATTTTTATTGCTTTTCAGGGCATAAAATGTATGGACCGACAGGGATTGGTGTTCTCTATGGGAAGAGGGAACTCCTTGAAGAGATGGAACCGGCTGAGTATGGCGGTGAAATGATTACCAGTGTCAGCAAGTATGATGCGAAGTGGGCAGAGTTGCCTCTAAAATGGGAAGCAGGTACGCAAAATATAGCTGGTGCAATTGGCTTAGGACGAGCGATTGATTGGATCAAAGAACAAGATCTCTCATGTATACACTCTAAAGAACAACAATTAATCTCTTCTGCTTTAAAGGGTTTACAAGAGATACCTTCAGTGACTGTCTATGGACCCAAAACAGCGAAGAATCGATGTGGGGTGATTTCTTTTAATTTAGAGGGAGTCCATCCTCACGATTTAGCCACGGGATTAGATCAATATGGGATCGCAATTCGGGCAGGGCATCATTGTGCGCAACCTTTGATGAAAGAATTAGGTATTACAGCGAGTGCTCGCATAAGTTTTGCCGTCTATAATACAGAAGAAGATGTTCAAATATTTTTACAAGCAATAAAGGAACTGAGGAAATTTTTTCAATGA